The proteins below are encoded in one region of Bacteroidales bacterium:
- a CDS encoding pyridoxal-phosphate dependent enzyme: MDVCTNKGLEEIKKVIGNTPLIEIDGVLAKLETTNPSGSIKDRIASFMIEEAEKRGELKKGMKIIEVTTGNTGIALSLVSLIKGYEFLAVTPEFVSDERKKMMKMFGAQIVLTPASENMNGAVKKYEELIKENPNAW, encoded by the coding sequence ATGGATGTTTGCACAAATAAAGGTTTAGAAGAAATAAAAAAAGTTATAGGGAATACTCCTTTAATTGAAATTGATGGAGTTTTGGCAAAACTAGAAACTACAAATCCTTCTGGAAGCATTAAAGACAGAATAGCTTCTTTCATGATTGAAGAGGCTGAAAAGAGAGGGGAATTAAAAAAGGGGATGAAAATAATTGAGGTTACTACCGGAAATACTGGTATCGCATTATCTTTGGTTTCATTAATTAAAGGATATGAATTTCTTGCTGTTACACCAGAATTTGTGAGTGATGAAAGAAAAAAGATGATGAAGATGTTCGGTGCCCAAATAGTTTTGACTCCTGCTTCTGAGAATATGAATGGAGCAGTTAAAAAATACGAAGAACTTATAAAAGAAAATCCCAATGCTTGGC